The following coding sequences are from one Arachis hypogaea cultivar Tifrunner chromosome 7, arahy.Tifrunner.gnm2.J5K5, whole genome shotgun sequence window:
- the LOC112703544 gene encoding receptor-like protein 15 isoform X3 has translation MEWSWKKPWLVMMIAIIVIGLLLFQVSGSSSSSGCFPEEKKALLEFKSAYSNESLLPSWVNDSKSNCCEWERVTCDRSSGHVDHLSLETLNKNHGLGNGAIGCLNNSATRVNWSLFHSFKELRSLNLSDNCFDDFIWEEGNRSKSTLKKLENLDLSSNNFKKSVMEFFSGLSSLNNLNLANNILGGLFPSKALANLSKLQVLKLGQLSLSGSLPIQGLCKMKQLEVLDLHRNAFDGTLDACVANLTSLRVLDLFGNSLTGNVFEPWISSLALLETLSLGMNSFEGIFSLNMLANHSKLKVLELDEMDSETFQVQTETSPWIASFQLEQLDISSCKVNSHTKTLPSFLSSQTSLEIIALLDNDLVGSFPIWLLLNNTKLEGVYFGGNCFTGSFELPFDLNYHHMDQLEFLDISDNKIQGELPRNIGVVFPNLILLDVSNNKFGGHIPESIGEMENLTTLYLGNNRFSGNLHEHILNGCLSLSSLIMDNNQLNGTLPSFTGNPKLVLLFASRNNFQGSITREFCRFGLVILDLSFNNLSGTLPPSCLNRLFINLQGNSITGKIPEASTNMSVLMDLSDNKFTGSIPESIYNLPNLRYLLLAGNDLQGQLSSQICQLKNLQALDLSRNNLSGFIPSCLNKIRFSEEIYDPPSRIPGFSSRGVDIIEKTLMLALMLLFMEQKVQFTIKASSREYEGDILEDISVLDLSSNQLTGKIPYQIGDLHDLFALNLSNNNLSGSIPKSFKKLQSIESLDLSNNKLSGQIPLELQDLHSLAIFNVSYNNLSGRAPDQGQFGTFGDSNYKGNPYLSWGISNRRIAASPLSPIQLDEVNHHDSAVDSTSFYWSFVATFVTVLLAMLTILWINPHWRGAWFYFIEGVLLKCFGGLLGDAFY, from the exons ATGGAGTGGAGTTGGAAGAAGCCATGGTTGGTAATGATGATAGCAATAATAGTGATAGGACTACTTCTATTCCAAGTATCCGGGAGTAGCAGTAGTAGTGGTTGCTTTCCAGAAGAGAAGAAGGCACTGCTAGAATTCAAATCTGCTTATTCCAATGAGTCTTTGCTGCCTTCTTGGGTGAATGACTCAAAGAGTAATTGCTGCGAATGGGAGCGGGTCACTTGTGATCGCTCTTCCGGCCATGTTGACCACCTTTCTCTTGAGACGCTAAACAAAAACCATGGTCTTGGAAACGGGGCCATCGGGTGCTTGAATAACTCAGCGACACGTGTCAATTGGTCCTTGTTCCATTCCTTCAAGGAGTTGAGAAGCCTAAATTTATCTGATAATTGTTTTGATGACTTTATTTGGGAGGAAG GCAATAGAAGCAAGTCAACATTAAAAAAGTtggagaatttagatctcagttCTAATAACTTCAAGAAGAGTGTAATGGAATTCTTTTCTGGTCTATCATCCCTCAACAATTTGAACCTTGCTAATAACATTCTTGGTGGACTCTTTCCTAGCAAAG CTTTGGCAAATCTAAGCAAGTTGCAAGTCCTTAAATTAGGTCAATTATCTCTCAGTGGATCTCTCCCAATTCAAG GTTTATGTAAAATGAAACAACTAGAAGTGCTAGACTTACATAGAAATGCATTCGATGGAACTTTGGATGCATGTGTTGCAAATTTGACGTCGCTTCGAGTTCTTGATCTCTTCGGAAACTCCTTAACCGGGAACGTTTTTGAACCTTGGATTTCTAGCCTTGCATTGTTGGAGACCCTTTCCCTGGGTATGAATTCATTTGAGGGCATATTCTCATTAAACATGTTGGCTAACCATTCAAAGCTTAAGGTGTTAGAACTCGACGAAATGGATTCTGAAACGTTTCAAGTGCAAACCGAAACCTCCCCTTGGATTGCATCATTTCAATTGGAACAATTAGACATCTCCAGTTGCAAAGTCAACTCACATACAAAAACACTTCCTTCTTTCCTTTCATCTCAGACCAGTTTGGAAATTATTGCCCTATTAGATAACGATCTAGTTGGTTCATTTCCCATCTGGTTGCTTCTAAACAACACAAAATTGGAAGGAGTATACTTTGGCGGCAATTGTTTTACAGGATCTTTTGAACTACCCTTTGATCTAAATTATCATCACATGGATCAACTAGAGTTCTTGGACATATCAGACAACAAAATCCAAGGTGAGCTCCCCAGGAACATAGGAGTTGTCTTCCCAAATTTAATTCTTCTGGATGTGTCTAACAATAAGTTTGGCGGTCATATTCCCGAATCAATTGGAGAGATGGAAAATTTGACAACATTGTATCTTGGAAATAACAGATTCTCTGGAAACTTACATGAGCACATTCTCAATGGATGCCTGTCATTGTCCAGTTTGATTATGGATAATAACCAGCTAAATGGAACACTTCCCAGTTTTACTGGAAATCCAAAGCTTGTCTTGTTATTTGCATCAAGGAACAATTTTCAGGGTTCTATAACGAGAGAGTTTTGCAGGTTTGGACTTGTCATTTTGGACCTCTCTTTCAATAACCTTTCTGGTACCTTACCACCATCTTGTTTAAACAGGTTGTTCATAAACTTGCAAGGAAATAGCATCACTGGTAAAATACCCGAGGCATCGACGAACATGTCAGTGTTGATGGATTTGAGTGACAATAAATTTACAGGAAGTATTCCAGAAAGTATATACAATCTCCCGAATTTGAGGTATTTATTATTGGCAGGTAATGACCTACAAGGCCAACTTTCCAGTCAAATATGTCAGTTAAAAAATCTCCAGGCCTTAGACCTTTCACGCAACAACTTATCTGGCTttattccttcttgcttgaacAAGATACGATTTTCAGAAGAAATTTATGATCCACCGAGTAGAATACCTGGATTCTCTTCAAGAGGTGTAGACATCATCGAGAAAACTTTGATGCTTGCTTTGATGCTTTTGTTTATGGAACAGAAAGTGCAATTCACAATAAAAGCTTCTTCTCGTGAATATGAAGGTGATATACTTGAAGACATATCAGTATTAGATTTGTCATCTAACCAATTGACAGGAAAAATTCCTTATCAGATAGGAGATTTACATGACCTTTTTGCACTTAACCTGTCCAACAATAATCTGAGTGGATCAATTCCAAAGAGCTTCAAGAAATTGCAAAGTATAGAGAGCTTGGATCTTTCAAATAACAAATTGAGCGGACAGATCCCACTTGAGTTACAAGACTTGCACTCATTAGCTATCTTCAATGTGTCTTACAACAACTTATCAGGTAGAGCACCTGATCAAGGACAATTTGGCACCTTTGGTGATAGCAACTACAAAGGAAACCCATATCTCTCTTGGGGTATTAGCAATAGAAGAATTGCAGCATCGCCACTATCTCCCATTCAATTGGATGAGGTAAACCACCATGATTCTGCAGTGGATTCCACTTCCTTCTATTGGAGTTTTGTTGCCACCTTTGT
- the LOC112703544 gene encoding receptor-like protein 13 isoform X4, whose product MEWSWKKPWLVMMIAIIVIGLLLFQVSGSSSSSGCFPEEKKALLEFKSAYSNESLLPSWVNDSKSNCCEWERVTCDRSSGHVDHLSLETLNKNHGLGNGAIGCLNNSATRVNWSLFHSFKELRSLNLSDNCFDDFIWEEGNRSKSTLKKLENLDLSSNNFKKSVMEFFSGLSSLNNLNLANNILGGLFPSKALANLSKLQVLKLGQLSLSGSLPIQGLCKMKQLEVLDLHRNAFDGTLDACVANLTSLRVLDLFGNSLTGNVFEPWISSLALLETLSLGMNSFEGIFSLNMLANHSKLKVLELDEMDSETFQVQTETSPWIASFQLEQLDISSCKVNSHTKTLPSFLSSQTSLEIIALLDNDLVGSFPIWLLLNNTKLEGVYFGGNCFTGSFELPFDLNYHHMDQLEFLDISDNKIQGELPRNIGVVFPNLILLDVSNNKFGGHIPESIGEMENLTTLYLGNNRFSGNLHEHILNGCLSLSSLIMDNNQLNGTLPSFTGNPKLVLLFASRNNFQGSITREFCRLFINLQGNSITGKIPEASTNMSVLMDLSDNKFTGSIPESIYNLPNLRYLLLAGNDLQGQLSSQICQLKNLQALDLSRNNLSGFIPSCLNKIRFSEEIYDPPSRIPGFSSRGVDIIEKTLMLALMLLFMEQKVQFTIKASSREYEGDILEDISVLDLSSNQLTGKIPYQIGDLHDLFALNLSNNNLSGSIPKSFKKLQSIESLDLSNNKLSGQIPLELQDLHSLAIFNVSYNNLSGRAPDQGQFGTFGDSNYKGNPYLSWGISNRRIAASPLSPIQLDEVNHHDSAVDSTSFYWSFVATFVTVLLAMLTILWINPHWRGAWFYFIEGVLLKCFGGLLGDAFY is encoded by the exons ATGGAGTGGAGTTGGAAGAAGCCATGGTTGGTAATGATGATAGCAATAATAGTGATAGGACTACTTCTATTCCAAGTATCCGGGAGTAGCAGTAGTAGTGGTTGCTTTCCAGAAGAGAAGAAGGCACTGCTAGAATTCAAATCTGCTTATTCCAATGAGTCTTTGCTGCCTTCTTGGGTGAATGACTCAAAGAGTAATTGCTGCGAATGGGAGCGGGTCACTTGTGATCGCTCTTCCGGCCATGTTGACCACCTTTCTCTTGAGACGCTAAACAAAAACCATGGTCTTGGAAACGGGGCCATCGGGTGCTTGAATAACTCAGCGACACGTGTCAATTGGTCCTTGTTCCATTCCTTCAAGGAGTTGAGAAGCCTAAATTTATCTGATAATTGTTTTGATGACTTTATTTGGGAGGAAG GCAATAGAAGCAAGTCAACATTAAAAAAGTtggagaatttagatctcagttCTAATAACTTCAAGAAGAGTGTAATGGAATTCTTTTCTGGTCTATCATCCCTCAACAATTTGAACCTTGCTAATAACATTCTTGGTGGACTCTTTCCTAGCAAAG CTTTGGCAAATCTAAGCAAGTTGCAAGTCCTTAAATTAGGTCAATTATCTCTCAGTGGATCTCTCCCAATTCAAG GTTTATGTAAAATGAAACAACTAGAAGTGCTAGACTTACATAGAAATGCATTCGATGGAACTTTGGATGCATGTGTTGCAAATTTGACGTCGCTTCGAGTTCTTGATCTCTTCGGAAACTCCTTAACCGGGAACGTTTTTGAACCTTGGATTTCTAGCCTTGCATTGTTGGAGACCCTTTCCCTGGGTATGAATTCATTTGAGGGCATATTCTCATTAAACATGTTGGCTAACCATTCAAAGCTTAAGGTGTTAGAACTCGACGAAATGGATTCTGAAACGTTTCAAGTGCAAACCGAAACCTCCCCTTGGATTGCATCATTTCAATTGGAACAATTAGACATCTCCAGTTGCAAAGTCAACTCACATACAAAAACACTTCCTTCTTTCCTTTCATCTCAGACCAGTTTGGAAATTATTGCCCTATTAGATAACGATCTAGTTGGTTCATTTCCCATCTGGTTGCTTCTAAACAACACAAAATTGGAAGGAGTATACTTTGGCGGCAATTGTTTTACAGGATCTTTTGAACTACCCTTTGATCTAAATTATCATCACATGGATCAACTAGAGTTCTTGGACATATCAGACAACAAAATCCAAGGTGAGCTCCCCAGGAACATAGGAGTTGTCTTCCCAAATTTAATTCTTCTGGATGTGTCTAACAATAAGTTTGGCGGTCATATTCCCGAATCAATTGGAGAGATGGAAAATTTGACAACATTGTATCTTGGAAATAACAGATTCTCTGGAAACTTACATGAGCACATTCTCAATGGATGCCTGTCATTGTCCAGTTTGATTATGGATAATAACCAGCTAAATGGAACACTTCCCAGTTTTACTGGAAATCCAAAGCTTGTCTTGTTATTTGCATCAAGGAACAATTTTCAGGGTTCTATAACGAGAGAGTTTTGCAG GTTGTTCATAAACTTGCAAGGAAATAGCATCACTGGTAAAATACCCGAGGCATCGACGAACATGTCAGTGTTGATGGATTTGAGTGACAATAAATTTACAGGAAGTATTCCAGAAAGTATATACAATCTCCCGAATTTGAGGTATTTATTATTGGCAGGTAATGACCTACAAGGCCAACTTTCCAGTCAAATATGTCAGTTAAAAAATCTCCAGGCCTTAGACCTTTCACGCAACAACTTATCTGGCTttattccttcttgcttgaacAAGATACGATTTTCAGAAGAAATTTATGATCCACCGAGTAGAATACCTGGATTCTCTTCAAGAGGTGTAGACATCATCGAGAAAACTTTGATGCTTGCTTTGATGCTTTTGTTTATGGAACAGAAAGTGCAATTCACAATAAAAGCTTCTTCTCGTGAATATGAAGGTGATATACTTGAAGACATATCAGTATTAGATTTGTCATCTAACCAATTGACAGGAAAAATTCCTTATCAGATAGGAGATTTACATGACCTTTTTGCACTTAACCTGTCCAACAATAATCTGAGTGGATCAATTCCAAAGAGCTTCAAGAAATTGCAAAGTATAGAGAGCTTGGATCTTTCAAATAACAAATTGAGCGGACAGATCCCACTTGAGTTACAAGACTTGCACTCATTAGCTATCTTCAATGTGTCTTACAACAACTTATCAGGTAGAGCACCTGATCAAGGACAATTTGGCACCTTTGGTGATAGCAACTACAAAGGAAACCCATATCTCTCTTGGGGTATTAGCAATAGAAGAATTGCAGCATCGCCACTATCTCCCATTCAATTGGATGAGGTAAACCACCATGATTCTGCAGTGGATTCCACTTCCTTCTATTGGAGTTTTGTTGCCACCTTTGT
- the LOC112703544 gene encoding cuscuta receptor 1 isoform X9, whose translation MLDLSFNYLYGGLTTQALANLSKLQVLKLGQLSLSGSLPIQGLCKMKQLEVLDLHRNAFDGTLDACVANLTSLRVLDLFGNSLTGNVFEPWISSLALLETLSLGMNSFEGIFSLNMLANHSKLKVLELDEMDSETFQVQTETSPWIASFQLEQLDISSCKVNSHTKTLPSFLSSQTSLEIIALLDNDLVGSFPIWLLLNNTKLEGVYFGGNCFTGSFELPFDLNYHHMDQLEFLDISDNKIQGELPRNIGVVFPNLILLDVSNNKFGGHIPESIGEMENLTTLYLGNNRFSGNLHEHILNGCLSLSSLIMDNNQLNGTLPSFTGNPKLVLLFASRNNFQGSITREFCRFGLVILDLSFNNLSGTLPPSCLNRLFINLQGNSITGKIPEASTNMSVLMDLSDNKFTGSIPESIYNLPNLRYLLLAGNDLQGQLSSQICQLKNLQALDLSRNNLSGFIPSCLNKIRFSEEIYDPPSRIPGFSSRGVDIIEKTLMLALMLLFMEQKVQFTIKASSREYEGDILEDISVLDLSSNQLTGKIPYQIGDLHDLFALNLSNNNLSGSIPKSFKKLQSIESLDLSNNKLSGQIPLELQDLHSLAIFNVSYNNLSGRAPDQGQFGTFGDSNYKGNPYLSWGISNRRIAASPLSPIQLDEVNHHDSAVDSTSFYWSFVATFVTVLLAMLTILWINPHWRGAWFYFIEGVLLKCFGGLLGDAFY comes from the exons ATGTTGGACTTgagttttaattatctttatggCGGCTTGACAACTCAAG CTTTGGCAAATCTAAGCAAGTTGCAAGTCCTTAAATTAGGTCAATTATCTCTCAGTGGATCTCTCCCAATTCAAG GTTTATGTAAAATGAAACAACTAGAAGTGCTAGACTTACATAGAAATGCATTCGATGGAACTTTGGATGCATGTGTTGCAAATTTGACGTCGCTTCGAGTTCTTGATCTCTTCGGAAACTCCTTAACCGGGAACGTTTTTGAACCTTGGATTTCTAGCCTTGCATTGTTGGAGACCCTTTCCCTGGGTATGAATTCATTTGAGGGCATATTCTCATTAAACATGTTGGCTAACCATTCAAAGCTTAAGGTGTTAGAACTCGACGAAATGGATTCTGAAACGTTTCAAGTGCAAACCGAAACCTCCCCTTGGATTGCATCATTTCAATTGGAACAATTAGACATCTCCAGTTGCAAAGTCAACTCACATACAAAAACACTTCCTTCTTTCCTTTCATCTCAGACCAGTTTGGAAATTATTGCCCTATTAGATAACGATCTAGTTGGTTCATTTCCCATCTGGTTGCTTCTAAACAACACAAAATTGGAAGGAGTATACTTTGGCGGCAATTGTTTTACAGGATCTTTTGAACTACCCTTTGATCTAAATTATCATCACATGGATCAACTAGAGTTCTTGGACATATCAGACAACAAAATCCAAGGTGAGCTCCCCAGGAACATAGGAGTTGTCTTCCCAAATTTAATTCTTCTGGATGTGTCTAACAATAAGTTTGGCGGTCATATTCCCGAATCAATTGGAGAGATGGAAAATTTGACAACATTGTATCTTGGAAATAACAGATTCTCTGGAAACTTACATGAGCACATTCTCAATGGATGCCTGTCATTGTCCAGTTTGATTATGGATAATAACCAGCTAAATGGAACACTTCCCAGTTTTACTGGAAATCCAAAGCTTGTCTTGTTATTTGCATCAAGGAACAATTTTCAGGGTTCTATAACGAGAGAGTTTTGCAGGTTTGGACTTGTCATTTTGGACCTCTCTTTCAATAACCTTTCTGGTACCTTACCACCATCTTGTTTAAACAGGTTGTTCATAAACTTGCAAGGAAATAGCATCACTGGTAAAATACCCGAGGCATCGACGAACATGTCAGTGTTGATGGATTTGAGTGACAATAAATTTACAGGAAGTATTCCAGAAAGTATATACAATCTCCCGAATTTGAGGTATTTATTATTGGCAGGTAATGACCTACAAGGCCAACTTTCCAGTCAAATATGTCAGTTAAAAAATCTCCAGGCCTTAGACCTTTCACGCAACAACTTATCTGGCTttattccttcttgcttgaacAAGATACGATTTTCAGAAGAAATTTATGATCCACCGAGTAGAATACCTGGATTCTCTTCAAGAGGTGTAGACATCATCGAGAAAACTTTGATGCTTGCTTTGATGCTTTTGTTTATGGAACAGAAAGTGCAATTCACAATAAAAGCTTCTTCTCGTGAATATGAAGGTGATATACTTGAAGACATATCAGTATTAGATTTGTCATCTAACCAATTGACAGGAAAAATTCCTTATCAGATAGGAGATTTACATGACCTTTTTGCACTTAACCTGTCCAACAATAATCTGAGTGGATCAATTCCAAAGAGCTTCAAGAAATTGCAAAGTATAGAGAGCTTGGATCTTTCAAATAACAAATTGAGCGGACAGATCCCACTTGAGTTACAAGACTTGCACTCATTAGCTATCTTCAATGTGTCTTACAACAACTTATCAGGTAGAGCACCTGATCAAGGACAATTTGGCACCTTTGGTGATAGCAACTACAAAGGAAACCCATATCTCTCTTGGGGTATTAGCAATAGAAGAATTGCAGCATCGCCACTATCTCCCATTCAATTGGATGAGGTAAACCACCATGATTCTGCAGTGGATTCCACTTCCTTCTATTGGAGTTTTGTTGCCACCTTTGT
- the LOC112703544 gene encoding cuscuta receptor 1 isoform X7, giving the protein MEFFSGLSSLNNLNLANNILGGLFPSKALANLSKLQVLKLGQLSLSGSLPIQGLCKMKQLEVLDLHRNAFDGTLDACVANLTSLRVLDLFGNSLTGNVFEPWISSLALLETLSLGMNSFEGIFSLNMLANHSKLKVLELDEMDSETFQVQTETSPWIASFQLEQLDISSCKVNSHTKTLPSFLSSQTSLEIIALLDNDLVGSFPIWLLLNNTKLEGVYFGGNCFTGSFELPFDLNYHHMDQLEFLDISDNKIQGELPRNIGVVFPNLILLDVSNNKFGGHIPESIGEMENLTTLYLGNNRFSGNLHEHILNGCLSLSSLIMDNNQLNGTLPSFTGNPKLVLLFASRNNFQGSITREFCRFGLVILDLSFNNLSGTLPPSCLNRLFINLQGNSITGKIPEASTNMSVLMDLSDNKFTGSIPESIYNLPNLRYLLLAGNDLQGQLSSQICQLKNLQALDLSRNNLSGFIPSCLNKIRFSEEIYDPPSRIPGFSSRGVDIIEKTLMLALMLLFMEQKVQFTIKASSREYEGDILEDISVLDLSSNQLTGKIPYQIGDLHDLFALNLSNNNLSGSIPKSFKKLQSIESLDLSNNKLSGQIPLELQDLHSLAIFNVSYNNLSGRAPDQGQFGTFGDSNYKGNPYLSWGISNRRIAASPLSPIQLDEVNHHDSAVDSTSFYWSFVATFVTVLLAMLTILWINPHWRGAWFYFIEGVLLKCFGGLLGDAFY; this is encoded by the exons ATGGAATTCTTTTCTGGTCTATCATCCCTCAACAATTTGAACCTTGCTAATAACATTCTTGGTGGACTCTTTCCTAGCAAAG CTTTGGCAAATCTAAGCAAGTTGCAAGTCCTTAAATTAGGTCAATTATCTCTCAGTGGATCTCTCCCAATTCAAG GTTTATGTAAAATGAAACAACTAGAAGTGCTAGACTTACATAGAAATGCATTCGATGGAACTTTGGATGCATGTGTTGCAAATTTGACGTCGCTTCGAGTTCTTGATCTCTTCGGAAACTCCTTAACCGGGAACGTTTTTGAACCTTGGATTTCTAGCCTTGCATTGTTGGAGACCCTTTCCCTGGGTATGAATTCATTTGAGGGCATATTCTCATTAAACATGTTGGCTAACCATTCAAAGCTTAAGGTGTTAGAACTCGACGAAATGGATTCTGAAACGTTTCAAGTGCAAACCGAAACCTCCCCTTGGATTGCATCATTTCAATTGGAACAATTAGACATCTCCAGTTGCAAAGTCAACTCACATACAAAAACACTTCCTTCTTTCCTTTCATCTCAGACCAGTTTGGAAATTATTGCCCTATTAGATAACGATCTAGTTGGTTCATTTCCCATCTGGTTGCTTCTAAACAACACAAAATTGGAAGGAGTATACTTTGGCGGCAATTGTTTTACAGGATCTTTTGAACTACCCTTTGATCTAAATTATCATCACATGGATCAACTAGAGTTCTTGGACATATCAGACAACAAAATCCAAGGTGAGCTCCCCAGGAACATAGGAGTTGTCTTCCCAAATTTAATTCTTCTGGATGTGTCTAACAATAAGTTTGGCGGTCATATTCCCGAATCAATTGGAGAGATGGAAAATTTGACAACATTGTATCTTGGAAATAACAGATTCTCTGGAAACTTACATGAGCACATTCTCAATGGATGCCTGTCATTGTCCAGTTTGATTATGGATAATAACCAGCTAAATGGAACACTTCCCAGTTTTACTGGAAATCCAAAGCTTGTCTTGTTATTTGCATCAAGGAACAATTTTCAGGGTTCTATAACGAGAGAGTTTTGCAGGTTTGGACTTGTCATTTTGGACCTCTCTTTCAATAACCTTTCTGGTACCTTACCACCATCTTGTTTAAACAGGTTGTTCATAAACTTGCAAGGAAATAGCATCACTGGTAAAATACCCGAGGCATCGACGAACATGTCAGTGTTGATGGATTTGAGTGACAATAAATTTACAGGAAGTATTCCAGAAAGTATATACAATCTCCCGAATTTGAGGTATTTATTATTGGCAGGTAATGACCTACAAGGCCAACTTTCCAGTCAAATATGTCAGTTAAAAAATCTCCAGGCCTTAGACCTTTCACGCAACAACTTATCTGGCTttattccttcttgcttgaacAAGATACGATTTTCAGAAGAAATTTATGATCCACCGAGTAGAATACCTGGATTCTCTTCAAGAGGTGTAGACATCATCGAGAAAACTTTGATGCTTGCTTTGATGCTTTTGTTTATGGAACAGAAAGTGCAATTCACAATAAAAGCTTCTTCTCGTGAATATGAAGGTGATATACTTGAAGACATATCAGTATTAGATTTGTCATCTAACCAATTGACAGGAAAAATTCCTTATCAGATAGGAGATTTACATGACCTTTTTGCACTTAACCTGTCCAACAATAATCTGAGTGGATCAATTCCAAAGAGCTTCAAGAAATTGCAAAGTATAGAGAGCTTGGATCTTTCAAATAACAAATTGAGCGGACAGATCCCACTTGAGTTACAAGACTTGCACTCATTAGCTATCTTCAATGTGTCTTACAACAACTTATCAGGTAGAGCACCTGATCAAGGACAATTTGGCACCTTTGGTGATAGCAACTACAAAGGAAACCCATATCTCTCTTGGGGTATTAGCAATAGAAGAATTGCAGCATCGCCACTATCTCCCATTCAATTGGATGAGGTAAACCACCATGATTCTGCAGTGGATTCCACTTCCTTCTATTGGAGTTTTGTTGCCACCTTTGT